In one Juglans regia cultivar Chandler chromosome 11, Walnut 2.0, whole genome shotgun sequence genomic region, the following are encoded:
- the LOC108997692 gene encoding protein MID1-COMPLEMENTING ACTIVITY 1 — translation MASWDNLGELATVAQLTGLDAVKLIGLIVKAANTARLHKRNCRQFAQHLKLIGNLLEQLKISELKRYPETREPLEQLEDALRRSYILVNSCQDRSYLYLLAMGWNIVYQFRKAQNEIDRYLRLVPLITLVDNARVRERLEDIEKDQREYTLDEEDRRVQDVILNRDPSTKDAMMLKKTLSCSYPNLPFNEALRKENEMLQLELQRSQAHLDVGQCEVIQHLIDVMETVATNTVPEKSLPEKAHKKVERNYSDANSDKEHSSDEGYHKRSDGRTTSRNTSSVSSGHDLLSTRGSHRQAEWHTDLLGCCSEPCLCIKTFLFPCGTFSKIATVAANRHISSAEACNDLMAYSLILSCCCYTCNVRRKLRKMLNITGGVVDDFLSHLMCCCCALIQEWREVEIREAYHGPEKTKTSPPLSQYMES, via the exons CAAAAGAAACTGTAGGCAATTCGCGCAGCATTTGAAGCTAATTGGGAACTTGCTGGAGCAGCTCAAGATCTCGGAGCTTAAGAGGTACCCAGAGACGCGAGAGCCTCTGGAGCAGCTCGAGGATGCGCTCAGAAGGTCCTACATTTTGGTCAACAGTTGCCAGGACCGGAGCTATCTGTATTTGTTGGCAATGGGATGGAACATAGTGTACCAATTCCGTAAGGCTCAGAATGAGATTGACAGATACTTGCGGCTTGTACCGTTGATTACTCTTGTGGACAATGCTAGAGTCAGG gAGAGACTGGAAGATATTGAAAAGGATCAACGAGAATATACATTGGATGAAGAGGACAGAAGGGTGCAGGATGTGATCCTGAACCGAGATCCCTCAACTAAGGATGCTATGATGTTAAAGAAAACTCTTTCCTGCTCCTATCCAAACTTGCCTTTCAATGAAGCACTTCGAAAGGAAAATGAGATGCTTCAACTTGAACTACAACGATCTCAAGCTCACTTGGATGTGGGTCAATGTGAAGTAATTCAACATTTGATAGACGTAATGGAAACTGTTGCTACAAATACAGTTCCAGAGAAGAGTTTGCCTGAAAAAGCTCACAAGAAAGTGGAAAGGAATTATTCTGATGCCAATAGTGACAAGGAGCATTCCTCTGATGAAGGCTATCATAAGAGAAGTGATGGTCGTACGACTTCAAG GAACACATCTTCTGTTTCATCCGGCCATGATCTGCTGTCAACTAGAGGTTCGCACCGGCAGGCAGAATGGCATACTGATCTGCTTGGTTGTTGTTCAGAACCTTGTCTGT GTATAAAGACATTTCTCTTTCCTTGTGGGACATTTTCAAAGATTGCTACTGTAGCAGCTAACAGGCATattt CTTCAGCGGAAGCATGTAATGATTTGATGGCATATTCATTGATATTGTCATGCTGTTGCTATACATGCAATGTCAGAAGGAAGCTTCGCAAGATGTTGAACATCACG GGAGGCGTTGTTGATGATTTCCTCTCTCATTTAATGTGTTGCTGCTGTGCCCTCATCCAAGAATGGAGAGAAGTGGAGATCCGTGAAGCTTATCATG GTCCCGAGAAGACGAAAACAAGCCCTCCACTCTCACAATACATGGAATCCTAA
- the LOC108997695 gene encoding UPF0434 protein ECH_0194 codes for MARASFTILKDAGNGLCKTLSEILVCPLSKQPLRYCEETNSLISDAIGVSFPIKDGIPCLVPNDGKIMEADDTPKTDDSVDSSSTKN; via the exons ATGGCGAGGGCCAGCTTTACGATTCTCAAAGATGCAGGGAATGGGCTCTGTAAGACTCTCTCGGAAATACTGGTTTGTCCGCTCTCCAAGCAACCCTTAAG ATATTGTGAGGAAACGAATTCTCTAATTAGTGACGCCATTGGCGTTTCTTTTCCT ATAAAGGATGGGATCCCTTGCTTGGTTCCGAATGACGGCAAGATAATGGAAGCTGACGACACTCCAAAAACTGATGAttcagttgattcatcttcgacaaaaaattaa